In a genomic window of Rhodovulum sp. P5:
- a CDS encoding diaminopropionate ammonia-lyase has protein sequence MTTDTSPGHATGFALCMNTMADPSGNWTHAQDAILSAEELDRARRTISAWPGYGQTPLLDLPGLAGEIGVASIRYKDEAGRFGLGSFKALGGAYAVARLLQREVETAKGHPVPMAEIIEGAHEDLVSKITVCCATDGNHGRSVAWGARAFGCDCVIFIHATVSAGRKRAIEAYGAEVRRCRGNYDDSVREAQETATSEGWFVVSDTSYPGYMEIPKDVMQGYEVMAAEAFDALDQPPTHVFLQTGVGGMAAAVAANAVRRWGAERPMIVLCDPDRSACWYDSLRAGAPTAVEGDLDTIMAGLACGEVSMLAWEILKTHADAVLALPDDTALAAMRRLSDPVAGDPAVVAGESAVAGLAGLTAAMQDVAVRTALGLGPAARVVLFGTEGDTDPALYAQIVGKTAAEVRAGGAR, from the coding sequence ATGACGACCGATACTTCCCCCGGCCATGCCACCGGTTTTGCGCTGTGTATGAACACCATGGCCGACCCCTCCGGCAACTGGACCCACGCGCAGGACGCGATCCTGAGCGCCGAGGAACTGGACCGGGCGCGGCGCACGATTTCGGCCTGGCCCGGCTACGGGCAAACCCCGCTGCTGGACCTGCCCGGTCTGGCCGGGGAAATCGGGGTCGCCTCGATCCGCTACAAGGACGAGGCCGGGCGTTTCGGCCTTGGCAGTTTCAAGGCGCTGGGCGGGGCCTATGCGGTTGCCCGCCTGTTGCAGCGGGAGGTCGAGACCGCCAAGGGCCATCCGGTGCCGATGGCCGAGATCATCGAGGGCGCGCATGAAGACCTCGTATCGAAAATCACCGTCTGCTGCGCGACCGACGGCAATCACGGCCGCTCCGTCGCGTGGGGCGCACGAGCCTTCGGCTGCGATTGCGTGATCTTCATCCATGCGACGGTTTCTGCCGGCCGAAAGCGCGCGATCGAGGCCTACGGGGCCGAGGTGCGCCGCTGCCGCGGGAACTATGACGACAGCGTGCGCGAAGCGCAGGAAACCGCGACGTCCGAAGGCTGGTTCGTCGTCTCCGACACCTCTTACCCCGGCTACATGGAGATCCCCAAGGACGTGATGCAGGGTTACGAGGTCATGGCGGCAGAGGCGTTCGATGCGCTTGACCAGCCGCCCACCCATGTCTTCTTGCAGACCGGTGTCGGCGGCATGGCGGCGGCGGTGGCGGCCAATGCGGTTCGGCGTTGGGGTGCGGAACGGCCGATGATCGTGCTGTGCGATCCGGACCGGTCGGCCTGCTGGTATGACAGCCTGCGTGCCGGGGCGCCGACGGCCGTGGAAGGGGACCTCGACACGATCATGGCCGGTCTGGCCTGTGGTGAGGTCTCGATGCTGGCCTGGGAGATCCTGAAGACCCATGCCGACGCGGTGCTGGCATTGCCAGACGACACGGCGCTGGCCGCGATGCGCCGGTTGTCCGACCCCGTCGCCGGTGATCCGGCCGTGGTCGCAGGTGAATCCGCCGTCGCGGGCCTCGCCGGTCTGACGGCGGCAATGCAGGATGTGGCGGTGCGCACCGCGCTGGGGCTTGGTCCCGCGGCCCGCGTCGTCCTGTTCGGGACGGAGGGCGACACCGACCCCGCCCTTTATGCCCAGATCGTCGGCAAGACCGCAGCCGAGGTGCGCGCCGGGGGCGCTCGATGA
- a CDS encoding TRAP transporter large permease: MGTMMVAVAFFGLLALGMPVGFSIGVAGMIGIFDMGPRFLTMAPDRMFAGLDLFPFLAMPFFILAGEIMNRSGITQGLVKLADALVGWMRGGMAHSNMVASVMFAGITGSATADAAAFGNTLVPAMQKAGYSRPYACAVTAAGSIIGPTIPPSTLAIIYGSIMGVSIAGLFAAGILPGLLICLICMAVIALTARAKNLPAGHGRPSLRSVGLALREGFLAALLPIFILGSILGGFATPTEAASIAVAYALFVGGVIYRALTWRDLYEVAVRTTRITGVIFLIIASASILGWWMTFNRIPQEIAAFMLSLSDNPSVIIGLVLILLLLIGLVMDINATLIILAPVLAPLTLQIGMDPVHAGIMIILALNISLMTPPVGACLFVLASVTGEKVEAITRELWPFILAEVAILLLIAFWSDLTLFIPRLLGV; the protein is encoded by the coding sequence ATGGGCACGATGATGGTGGCTGTCGCCTTTTTCGGGCTTCTCGCGCTGGGCATGCCGGTGGGATTCTCGATCGGGGTTGCCGGGATGATCGGCATTTTCGACATGGGGCCGCGGTTCCTGACCATGGCGCCCGACCGGATGTTCGCGGGGCTGGACCTGTTTCCGTTCCTTGCCATGCCGTTCTTCATCCTCGCGGGCGAGATCATGAACCGGTCGGGCATCACCCAGGGGCTGGTGAAGCTGGCCGATGCGCTGGTGGGCTGGATGCGGGGCGGCATGGCCCATTCCAACATGGTGGCGAGCGTCATGTTCGCCGGTATCACCGGGTCGGCCACCGCCGATGCGGCGGCCTTCGGCAATACGCTGGTGCCCGCGATGCAGAAGGCGGGCTATTCTCGTCCCTATGCCTGTGCGGTCACCGCCGCGGGGTCGATCATCGGGCCGACCATACCGCCCTCGACCCTTGCCATCATCTACGGCTCGATCATGGGGGTTTCCATAGCGGGGCTGTTTGCGGCGGGCATCCTGCCGGGGCTTCTGATCTGCCTGATCTGCATGGCCGTGATCGCCCTGACGGCGCGGGCCAAGAACCTGCCGGCGGGGCACGGACGGCCCAGCCTGCGCAGCGTGGGGCTTGCCCTGCGCGAGGGGTTTCTGGCCGCACTTCTGCCGATCTTCATCCTTGGTTCCATCCTCGGCGGGTTCGCCACCCCGACCGAGGCCGCGTCCATCGCCGTTGCCTATGCGCTGTTCGTGGGTGGTGTGATCTACCGCGCGCTGACCTGGCGCGACCTGTATGAGGTCGCGGTGCGCACCACCCGCATCACCGGGGTGATCTTCCTGATCATCGCGTCGGCCTCGATCCTCGGCTGGTGGATGACCTTCAACCGCATCCCGCAGGAAATTGCCGCCTTCATGCTGTCGCTGTCGGACAATCCGTCGGTCATCATCGGGCTGGTGCTGATCCTGCTTCTGCTGATCGGGCTGGTGATGGATATCAACGCGACGCTGATCATCCTCGCCCCGGTCCTCGCCCCCCTGACCCTGCAAATCGGGATGGACCCGGTGCATGCGGGGATCATGATCATCCTTGCGCTGAACATTTCGCTGATGACGCCGCCGGTGGGCGCATGCCTGTTCGTTCTGGCCTCCGTCACCGGTGAAAAGGTAGAGGCGATCACCCGAGAGCTCTGGCCCTTCATTCTGGCCGAGGTCGCGATCCTGCTGCTGATCGCCTTCTGGTCGGACCTGACGCTTTTCATCCCACGCCTGCTGGGGGTGTGA
- a CDS encoding N-carbamoyl-D-amino-acid hydrolase — protein sequence MTRKMIVAGAQLGPIARSEPRASAVARMCTLMRGAHARGAQLVVFPELALTTFFPRWYMEDPAEIDAWFETEMPNAAVQPLFDLSVELGLGFHLGYAERTAEGRHFNTAILVEAGRIVGKYRKIHLPGHRENEPWRPFQHLEKRYFEKGDLGFPVFDAFGGKTAMCICNDRRWPETWRVLGLGGAELVVLGYNTPLHYPPAPEHDHLQYFHNELSVQAGCYQNGLWAVAVAKAGREEGCDLIGGSVIVAPTGEVVARAATSGDELITAEIDLDRCAEIRANIFNFAQHREPADYTAITAPKPGP from the coding sequence ATGACCCGCAAGATGATCGTCGCGGGCGCCCAGCTTGGCCCCATCGCGCGGAGTGAGCCGCGCGCCTCGGCCGTGGCACGGATGTGCACCCTGATGCGCGGCGCCCATGCCCGCGGCGCGCAACTGGTCGTCTTCCCCGAACTCGCGCTGACCACGTTCTTTCCCCGCTGGTACATGGAAGACCCGGCCGAGATCGACGCCTGGTTCGAGACGGAGATGCCGAATGCAGCGGTGCAGCCGCTGTTCGATCTTTCCGTCGAACTGGGGCTTGGGTTCCACCTTGGCTATGCCGAACGCACGGCCGAGGGACGGCATTTCAACACCGCCATCCTTGTCGAGGCCGGCCGCATCGTCGGGAAATACCGCAAGATCCACCTGCCCGGTCATCGGGAGAACGAACCGTGGCGCCCGTTCCAGCATCTTGAGAAGCGCTATTTCGAAAAGGGCGATCTTGGGTTCCCCGTGTTCGATGCCTTCGGGGGCAAGACGGCGATGTGCATCTGCAATGACCGCCGCTGGCCAGAGACATGGCGGGTGCTGGGACTGGGCGGGGCGGAACTGGTGGTGTTGGGCTACAACACGCCGCTGCATTATCCCCCCGCGCCGGAGCACGACCACCTGCAGTATTTCCACAACGAATTGTCGGTGCAGGCGGGGTGCTATCAGAACGGGCTGTGGGCAGTGGCCGTGGCCAAGGCGGGGCGAGAGGAAGGGTGCGATCTGATCGGCGGCAGCGTAATCGTGGCCCCGACTGGCGAGGTCGTGGCCCGCGCCGCGACCTCTGGCGATGAACTGATCACCGCAGAGATCGACCTTGACCGCTGCGCCGAAATCCGCGCCAACATCTTCAACTTTGCCCAGCATCGCGAACCGGCCGATTACACCGCGATTACCGCGCCAAAGCCCGGGCCCTGA
- a CDS encoding ABC transporter permease: MATLLKNRHLTGWLLASPLALVLAVFLVLPIVMIVIVSFWGATEFSIYPAFQFDNYEFLFGSPVTYKVFFNTIKYAVITWVFTLTIGFTVAYFLAFHVRSLTWQIALFLLCTIPFWTSNIIRMISWIPFLGRNGIANSTLISWGVIDEPLEWLLFSDFSVILAFVHLYTLFMVVPIFNTMMRIDKSLIEAAYDSGATGFQTLTNVIIPLCKPGIMIGTIFVVTLVMGDFITVRFMSGSQSANVGRLISNDIALLQYPSAAATAVVLLATVLLLIGILLRFVDIRKEL, from the coding sequence ATGGCCACGCTCCTGAAGAACCGACATCTGACCGGCTGGCTTCTCGCCTCGCCGTTGGCCCTGGTTCTGGCGGTCTTCCTTGTGCTGCCCATCGTGATGATCGTGATCGTCAGCTTCTGGGGCGCGACGGAATTCTCGATCTACCCCGCCTTCCAGTTCGACAACTACGAATTCCTGTTCGGCTCTCCGGTGACCTACAAGGTGTTCTTCAACACCATCAAATACGCGGTCATCACCTGGGTCTTCACGCTGACCATCGGGTTCACCGTCGCGTATTTCCTGGCGTTCCATGTCCGCAGCCTGACATGGCAGATCGCGCTGTTCCTGCTCTGCACCATTCCGTTCTGGACCTCGAACATCATCCGGATGATTTCGTGGATCCCGTTTCTGGGCCGCAACGGAATTGCCAATTCGACGCTGATCTCGTGGGGCGTGATCGATGAGCCGCTGGAATGGCTCTTGTTCTCCGATTTTTCGGTGATCCTCGCCTTCGTGCATCTCTACACGCTGTTCATGGTGGTGCCGATCTTCAACACGATGATGCGGATCGACAAGTCGCTGATCGAGGCCGCTTATGACTCTGGCGCCACGGGCTTTCAGACCCTGACCAATGTCATCATTCCGCTTTGCAAACCGGGCATCATGATCGGCACGATCTTCGTGGTCACGCTGGTGATGGGCGATTTCATCACCGTGCGGTTCATGTCTGGCAGCCAGTCGGCCAATGTGGGGCGGTTGATCTCGAATGACATCGCATTGTTGCAGTACCCGTCCGCCGCGGCGACGGCGGTGGTGTTGCTGGCCACCGTTCTGCTGTTGATCGGGATCCTCCTGCGCTTCGTCGATATCCGGAAGGAGTTGTAA
- a CDS encoding DctP family TRAP transporter solute-binding subunit, which produces MTFFKTAAMGMAAALLASTAFAADVTIRLAHLNPEDPFQSHSGTMAAVFKSLVESNSNGAIEVQLFPNGQLGKDNEVIDQVRAGLVESTISSSGGMAQHYPLVGVFDIPFAFPNIGVASRVISTDSAFGEKFVADLEGKTGLKVLGLIDSGGFFAFTNSKKPIETVEDMEDLRIRTMTLPTHEAIISSLGGQPTPLPWAEVYTALQTGVADGQMNPVPIIAFAKFDEVQKYLSVTNHIITPYIWTMNADFYDGLTDDQKTLVNWAAEVATESGRAMSRVIEASDRGLPKLAEKMEVNVVSPEEQAKFAASAQPAVRALIEKQYGAEGIEMLDALLASIEEEKAEF; this is translated from the coding sequence ATGACCTTCTTCAAGACCGCCGCGATGGGCATGGCCGCCGCGCTTCTCGCCTCCACGGCCTTTGCTGCCGACGTCACCATCCGCCTGGCCCACCTGAACCCCGAGGATCCGTTCCAGAGCCATTCGGGCACCATGGCCGCCGTGTTCAAGTCGCTGGTCGAAAGCAACTCCAACGGCGCGATCGAGGTGCAGCTGTTCCCCAACGGCCAGCTTGGCAAGGACAACGAGGTGATCGACCAAGTCCGCGCGGGGCTGGTGGAATCCACCATCTCCTCCTCGGGCGGAATGGCGCAGCACTATCCGCTGGTGGGCGTGTTCGACATCCCCTTTGCCTTCCCCAATATCGGTGTCGCGTCCCGCGTGATTTCGACGGACAGCGCCTTCGGTGAAAAATTCGTCGCCGATCTGGAAGGCAAGACCGGGCTGAAGGTGCTGGGCCTGATCGACTCCGGCGGGTTCTTTGCCTTCACCAACTCGAAAAAGCCCATCGAGACGGTGGAAGACATGGAGGACCTGCGGATCCGCACCATGACACTGCCGACCCATGAGGCGATCATCTCCAGCCTCGGCGGTCAGCCGACGCCCTTGCCCTGGGCCGAGGTCTATACCGCGCTTCAGACGGGCGTGGCCGATGGCCAGATGAACCCGGTGCCGATCATCGCCTTTGCCAAGTTCGACGAGGTTCAGAAATACCTGTCCGTCACCAACCACATCATCACGCCCTATATCTGGACGATGAATGCCGATTTCTATGACGGCCTCACCGACGACCAGAAGACGCTGGTCAACTGGGCGGCCGAGGTGGCAACGGAATCCGGACGCGCGATGAGCCGGGTGATCGAAGCCTCCGACCGTGGCCTGCCGAAGCTGGCCGAGAAGATGGAGGTCAACGTGGTCTCGCCCGAGGAACAGGCCAAGTTCGCGGCCTCTGCTCAGCCCGCCGTGCGGGCCCTGATCGAAAAGCAGTATGGCGCGGAAGGGATCGAGATGCTGGATGCGCTGCTTGCCTCCATCGAGGAAGAAAAGGCAGAATTCTGA
- a CDS encoding TRAP transporter small permease — translation MSDIATTARRWSLRINWLVERLCVALLVLLVLDVWLGVLVRYVIPLPLTFTEELARYLMIWMALLAVSSGIAYREHIGVEFVFSRLPAPVRRWMAVGFDAIAFVFFFVLFWYGIGFAERGFSRLTMIYQIPKGYPFMGVPLAAGLACVQLGLMAVHDWFARTAPESTGSAIVPLSDQEDR, via the coding sequence ATGAGTGATATCGCGACGACCGCCAGACGGTGGAGCCTGCGGATCAATTGGCTGGTGGAGCGGCTTTGCGTGGCGCTTCTGGTGCTGCTGGTTCTGGATGTCTGGCTGGGCGTTCTCGTGCGCTATGTCATCCCCCTGCCGCTGACCTTTACCGAGGAACTGGCCCGATACCTGATGATCTGGATGGCGCTTCTGGCGGTGTCCTCCGGTATCGCCTATCGCGAACATATCGGGGTGGAGTTCGTCTTTTCCCGCCTGCCGGCGCCGGTCCGGCGCTGGATGGCCGTGGGTTTCGACGCCATCGCCTTCGTCTTCTTCTTCGTGCTGTTCTGGTATGGCATCGGCTTTGCCGAGCGCGGCTTTTCCCGGCTGACCATGATCTACCAGATCCCCAAGGGCTATCCATTCATGGGGGTGCCGCTGGCCGCGGGGCTCGCCTGCGTTCAACTGGGCCTGATGGCGGTGCATGACTGGTTCGCCCGCACAGCGCCCGAAAGCACCGGGTCGGCCATCGTGCCCCTTTCCGATCAGGAGGACCGCTGA
- a CDS encoding ABC transporter permease — protein MEKRSRAFYVLAVFFALFLLFLYGPTITIAILSFQGPQGGLTFPMNGVSLHWFRDLFQEQAVGDIWGSFRRSFALGLMVMVTTVVVSVMGGLAFRKRFAGSTVLFYLVVTSLVIPSILVSLGVGLIFSQSGLDVHWATSGYGSQLTWTLPFGLLIMFAVFNRFDKSYEEAARDQGATAWQTIAHVVLPIIAPSLIGVALFGFTLSYDEFARTLLTAGSYNTLPLEIYGMTTNVTTPVIFALGTLTTLFSFLVIGVFLMAVWLMNRRRARQGSDAGKGMV, from the coding sequence ATGGAAAAGCGATCCCGCGCCTTCTATGTCCTTGCGGTCTTCTTCGCGCTGTTCCTGCTGTTCCTTTACGGCCCCACGATCACCATCGCCATCCTTTCCTTTCAGGGGCCGCAGGGTGGGCTGACCTTCCCGATGAACGGGGTGTCGCTACACTGGTTTCGCGACCTGTTTCAGGAACAGGCCGTGGGCGATATCTGGGGCAGCTTCCGCCGCTCTTTCGCGCTGGGGCTGATGGTAATGGTCACGACAGTGGTCGTGTCGGTCATGGGCGGGCTGGCCTTCCGCAAGCGGTTCGCGGGATCGACCGTGCTGTTCTATCTGGTTGTTACGTCGCTGGTCATCCCGTCGATCCTGGTCTCGCTTGGCGTGGGGCTGATCTTCAGCCAGTCGGGGTTGGACGTGCACTGGGCGACCAGCGGGTACGGGTCGCAACTGACATGGACGCTGCCCTTTGGCCTCTTGATCATGTTCGCGGTCTTCAACCGCTTCGACAAGAGTTACGAGGAAGCCGCCCGGGATCAGGGGGCAACGGCATGGCAGACGATTGCCCATGTCGTCCTGCCGATCATCGCGCCCTCGCTGATCGGGGTTGCGCTCTTTGGCTTCACGCTCAGCTATGACGAGTTCGCCCGGACGCTGCTGACCGCGGGCAGTTACAACACCCTGCCGCTTGAAATCTACGGGATGACCACGAATGTCACGACGCCCGTGATCTTTGCCCTTGGCACGCTGACCACGCTCTTTTCCTTCCTCGTCATCGGGGTGTTCCTGATGGCCGTGTGGCTGATGAACCGGCGCCGCGCGCGGCAGGGCTCGGATGCAGGCAAGGGCATGGTCTAG
- a CDS encoding PotD/PotF family extracellular solute-binding protein, whose translation MTETKSAGLSRRSLLKGAAAGAAASAFPAPMIWAQNIKDVTLRQFGTGVSNLNEVAQKVKEDLGFTLEMTALDSDAVTQRAATQPKSFDIADIEYWICKKVWPTGNLQAMDTSKIKNYDKIVGIFKSGKLTPESEIAQGTAPHTVGFTDGPDGKTFADSETGWMTLIPTIYNADTLGIRPDLIGRPIAHWHELLNPEFKGKASILDISSIGIMDAAMVCESMGEIQYGDKGNMTREEIDKTMAIFTEAKKAGQFRAFWKTFDESVNLMASGEVVIQSMWSPAITAVKSRGIPCVYQPLEEGYRSWGGGIGLSKNLSGLELDAAYEYINWYLDGWVGGFLMRQGYYSAVPETSKNYMSADEWGYWFEGKPAEGDITNPFGDKLAGAGETRDGGSFYDRMGAVACWNAVMDENQYMVRKWNEFIAA comes from the coding sequence ATGACCGAGACGAAATCCGCCGGGCTCAGCCGGCGCAGCCTGCTGAAAGGCGCCGCCGCCGGGGCCGCGGCAAGCGCCTTCCCCGCGCCGATGATCTGGGCGCAGAACATCAAGGACGTCACGTTGCGCCAGTTCGGCACCGGCGTGTCGAACCTCAACGAGGTGGCGCAGAAGGTGAAGGAAGACCTCGGCTTCACGCTTGAGATGACCGCGCTCGATTCCGACGCGGTGACCCAGCGCGCCGCGACCCAGCCGAAAAGCTTCGACATCGCCGATATCGAATACTGGATCTGCAAGAAGGTCTGGCCGACCGGCAACCTGCAGGCGATGGATACGTCCAAGATCAAGAACTACGACAAGATCGTGGGCATCTTCAAATCCGGCAAGCTGACACCTGAAAGCGAAATCGCCCAGGGCACCGCACCGCACACCGTGGGCTTCACCGACGGGCCGGACGGCAAGACCTTTGCCGACAGCGAGACCGGCTGGATGACGCTGATCCCGACGATCTACAACGCCGACACGCTGGGCATCCGTCCCGACCTGATCGGCCGTCCCATCGCCCATTGGCACGAACTGCTCAACCCCGAATTCAAGGGCAAGGCCTCGATCCTCGACATCTCCTCCATCGGGATCATGGATGCCGCGATGGTCTGCGAGTCGATGGGGGAGATCCAGTACGGTGACAAGGGCAACATGACCCGCGAAGAGATCGACAAGACCATGGCGATCTTTACCGAGGCCAAGAAGGCCGGCCAGTTCCGCGCCTTCTGGAAGACCTTCGATGAATCCGTGAACCTGATGGCCTCGGGTGAGGTGGTGATCCAGTCGATGTGGTCGCCCGCCATCACCGCGGTCAAGTCGCGCGGCATCCCGTGTGTCTACCAGCCGCTGGAAGAGGGCTATCGCTCCTGGGGCGGCGGCATCGGCCTGTCGAAGAACCTCAGCGGTTTGGAACTCGACGCGGCCTACGAATACATCAACTGGTATCTCGACGGCTGGGTCGGCGGGTTCCTGATGCGGCAGGGCTATTACTCCGCCGTGCCGGAGACGTCGAAGAACTACATGAGCGCCGACGAGTGGGGCTACTGGTTCGAGGGAAAGCCCGCCGAGGGCGACATCACCAACCCGTTCGGCGACAAGCTGGCCGGGGCCGGCGAAACCCGCGACGGCGGGTCCTTCTACGACCGGATGGGGGCTGTCGCCTGCTGGAACGCGGTCATGGACGAAAACCAGTACATGGTCCGCAAGTGGAACGAGTTCATCGCCGCCTGA
- a CDS encoding ribonuclease T2 — protein sequence MRWLAILILSTGLAHAEGEPAGAFDYYVLSLSWSPTWCALNDPGNQTAQCAENAGYGWILHGLWPQYEQGWPSYCPSVEQNPLPSQTKGMADIMGSAGLAWHQWKKHGKCTGLSASDYYALARRAYESVNRPEIFRKLTDPVKLPAAVVEEAFLQANPDWRPDMLTITCKSGRIQEARLCLTRELEPRLCGEDVVRDCQRRDALMAPLN from the coding sequence ATGCGTTGGCTGGCCATCCTGATCCTGTCCACCGGACTTGCACACGCCGAAGGCGAACCGGCCGGCGCGTTCGACTATTACGTTCTGTCGCTCAGCTGGTCGCCCACATGGTGCGCGCTGAATGATCCCGGCAACCAGACGGCGCAATGCGCCGAAAACGCCGGCTATGGCTGGATCCTGCACGGGCTCTGGCCGCAATACGAACAGGGCTGGCCCAGTTACTGCCCCTCGGTCGAACAGAACCCCTTGCCCAGCCAGACCAAGGGAATGGCGGACATCATGGGAAGTGCCGGGCTGGCATGGCACCAGTGGAAGAAGCACGGAAAATGCACCGGATTGTCTGCATCCGACTACTACGCCCTCGCCCGACGCGCGTATGAATCGGTCAACCGGCCGGAGATCTTCCGCAAACTGACCGACCCGGTGAAACTGCCAGCCGCCGTGGTCGAGGAGGCGTTTCTTCAGGCCAATCCCGACTGGCGCCCCGACATGCTGACCATCACCTGCAAGAGCGGCCGCATACAAGAGGCCCGGCTTTGCCTGACCCGAGAGCTTGAACCGCGGCTCTGCGGCGAGGATGTGGTGAGGGATTGCCAGCGCCGCGATGCCCTGATGGCGCCGCTGAACTGA
- a CDS encoding DUF1013 domain-containing protein: MNKPIMAKATAVWLVDNTTLTFKQIADFCGMHELEVQGIADGDVAAGVKGFDPIANNQLEQVEIDKGEADPLYRLRLKFNPAAVGEEKRRGPRYTPLSKRQDRPASILWLVKFHPELSDGQIAKLVGTTKPTIQSIRERTHWNIANIQPIDPVALGLCKQSELDAMVQKAAKAKAAEGALMSDDERRKLVSTEQSLDMEPEPKIPTAISGLETFTLSGDTDEKKDDDELLVDADSFFNLPDNADDDEDDDDRQS, encoded by the coding sequence ATGAACAAGCCGATCATGGCAAAGGCCACTGCCGTCTGGCTGGTCGACAACACCACGCTGACCTTCAAGCAAATCGCCGATTTCTGCGGCATGCACGAACTTGAGGTTCAGGGCATCGCCGATGGCGACGTGGCCGCCGGCGTGAAGGGCTTCGACCCGATTGCGAACAACCAGTTGGAGCAGGTCGAGATCGACAAGGGCGAGGCCGACCCCCTTTACCGGCTGCGGTTGAAATTCAATCCCGCTGCCGTGGGTGAGGAAAAGCGGCGCGGCCCGCGCTATACTCCGCTGTCCAAGCGGCAGGACCGGCCGGCCTCCATCCTGTGGCTGGTCAAGTTCCACCCCGAGTTGAGCGACGGGCAGATCGCCAAGCTGGTCGGCACGACGAAGCCGACGATTCAGTCGATCCGCGAACGCACCCACTGGAACATCGCCAATATTCAGCCGATCGACCCGGTCGCCTTGGGCCTCTGCAAGCAGTCCGAACTGGATGCGATGGTGCAGAAGGCCGCCAAGGCGAAGGCGGCCGAGGGGGCGTTGATGTCCGATGACGAACGGCGCAAGCTTGTCTCGACCGAGCAGTCGCTGGACATGGAGCCCGAGCCGAAGATCCCGACTGCGATTTCGGGGCTGGAGACGTTCACGTTGTCCGGTGATACCGACGAGAAGAAGGACGACGACGAACTGCTGGTCGACGCCGACAGCTTCTTCAACCTGCCCGACAACGCGGACGACGACGAGGACGACGACGACCGTCAAAGCTGA
- a CDS encoding aspartate/glutamate racemase family protein, whose product MAFVIINPNSTAAMTDSMLAVAQATAPGHVFEGWTSQYGPPAIQGAEDGHRAIGPLMELVAQAGGRGAEGVVIGCFDDTGLEAARARATCPVIGIGQAAFHIAALRGWRFSVVTTLSVSVPIIEANINGYGFGPHLARVRASEVPVLALEDDTDAACAQVTGEALRAVAEDDVDAIVLGCAGMARLTAHLRTALPCPVIDGVEAAARLVPVL is encoded by the coding sequence ATGGCTTTCGTCATCATCAACCCCAACAGCACGGCGGCCATGACCGACAGCATGCTGGCCGTGGCGCAGGCGACCGCGCCGGGCCATGTGTTCGAGGGGTGGACATCGCAATATGGCCCCCCCGCGATCCAAGGGGCCGAAGACGGCCACCGCGCCATCGGCCCGCTGATGGAACTGGTCGCACAGGCCGGTGGCCGCGGGGCAGAGGGCGTGGTCATCGGATGCTTTGACGATACCGGGCTGGAAGCGGCGCGCGCGCGTGCCACCTGCCCGGTCATCGGCATCGGGCAGGCGGCGTTTCACATCGCAGCCCTCCGCGGCTGGCGGTTTTCCGTGGTCACAACCCTCTCGGTCTCCGTCCCGATCATCGAGGCCAATATCAACGGCTACGGGTTTGGCCCTCATCTGGCGCGGGTGCGGGCCAGCGAGGTGCCGGTGCTGGCGCTGGAGGACGATACCGACGCCGCCTGCGCCCAGGTGACCGGGGAAGCCCTGCGCGCCGTGGCAGAGGATGATGTCGACGCGATCGTTCTGGGCTGTGCCGGGATGGCGCGGTTGACGGCCCATCTGCGTACCGCGCTTCCGTGCCCCGTAATCGACGGGGTCGAGGCCGCGGCGCGTCTGGTGCCGGTGCTATGA